A part of Aegilops tauschii subsp. strangulata cultivar AL8/78 chromosome 2, Aet v6.0, whole genome shotgun sequence genomic DNA contains:
- the LOC109753110 gene encoding ethylene-responsive transcription factor ERF003-like encodes MPKLQKYRGVRQRHWGSWVSEIRHPLLKKTRVWLGSYETAEDAARAYDQAAQLMSGPTARTNFPSGAPVGGSLSPALRAKVEKCCMPTAKGAEMTGAAMARGYDARQNKLEDIIKVVDEEEECIEEMIRELTHYGSMEIVLSPACSSSPAP; translated from the exons ATGCCGAAGCTGCAGAAGTACAGAGGAGTGAGGCAGAGGCACTGGGGCTCCTGGGTCTCCGAGATCCGCCATCCTCTCCT GAAGAAGACTAGGGTCTGGCTTGGCTCGTATGAGACGGCGGAGGACGCGGCACGGGCGTACGACCAGGCGGCACAGCTCATGAGCGGGCCCACGGCACGCACCAACTTCCCCTCCGGCGCCCCCGTCGGCGGCAGCCTGTCCCCTGCCCTGCGCGCCAAGGTGGAGAAATGCTGCATGCCGACGGCGAAGGGCGCCGAGATGACCGGGGCGGCCATGGCTAGAGGCTACGACGCCCGCCAAAACAAGCTCGAGGACATCATCAAAGTcgtggacgaggaggaggagtgcaTCGAGGAGATGATCAGGGAGCTCACCCACTACGGCTCTATGGAGATCGTCCTCTCCCCCGCCTGCTCCAGCAGTCCAGCTCCGTAA